A window of the Herpetosiphon gulosus genome harbors these coding sequences:
- a CDS encoding SAM-dependent methyltransferase, which produces MLETYRVLISAAPEMLEAAIDEIRFGEYGVAAQRLSPEVAMVELEQPLAEWQAALNKRPAIFVRHIAPVHRELMLDGTPDDLERLTQVALNLAPHLPARKPFAVQTRLLDEHVKLTRFEINQALAEAVSQVSGLPLDVRNPQGVLSVALSMDRAYLGVSTVEFNRSAWAGGAHRFAREQGQLSRAEFKLLEAQALFNIEWPDHGQALDLGAAPGGWTRILRRAGLPVVAIDPADLHPSLRYDQGVRHLQILAQRFLPTQERFTVIVNDMRIDARDSAWLMVDSANALTNDGLAVVTLKLPHEHSAQIAYHSLSILRTAYWVIGARQLFHNRSEVTAVLRKKHEKRPKPEQLPRD; this is translated from the coding sequence GTGCTTGAGACTTACCGTGTTTTGATTAGTGCTGCGCCCGAAATGCTTGAGGCAGCGATAGATGAAATTCGTTTTGGCGAGTATGGGGTGGCTGCGCAGCGGCTTTCGCCAGAAGTAGCCATGGTTGAGCTTGAACAGCCATTGGCTGAATGGCAAGCAGCCCTGAACAAACGCCCAGCGATCTTTGTGCGCCATATCGCGCCAGTTCACCGCGAATTGATGCTCGATGGTACACCGGATGATCTTGAACGCCTCACCCAAGTGGCCTTGAATCTTGCGCCACATTTGCCCGCCCGTAAACCGTTTGCGGTGCAAACTCGCTTGCTCGATGAACATGTCAAATTGACGCGCTTTGAAATTAACCAAGCTTTGGCCGAAGCAGTGTCGCAAGTCAGCGGGCTACCGTTGGATGTGCGCAATCCGCAGGGCGTGCTCTCGGTGGCCTTAAGTATGGATCGGGCTTATTTGGGCGTTTCGACGGTAGAATTTAATCGCTCGGCCTGGGCGGGGGGAGCACATCGCTTTGCCCGCGAACAAGGCCAATTAAGCCGCGCTGAATTTAAATTGCTCGAAGCCCAAGCGTTGTTCAATATCGAGTGGCCCGACCATGGCCAAGCCTTGGATTTAGGGGCAGCGCCTGGTGGTTGGACGCGTATTTTGCGGCGAGCAGGCTTACCAGTAGTTGCGATCGACCCAGCCGACTTACACCCCAGCTTGCGCTACGATCAAGGCGTGCGCCACTTACAAATCTTGGCTCAGCGCTTTTTGCCTACCCAAGAGCGTTTTACTGTGATTGTTAATGATATGCGGATCGATGCCCGTGATTCGGCATGGCTGATGGTTGATTCAGCCAATGCCTTGACCAATGATGGTTTAGCAGTGGTGACGCTCAAATTGCCGCATGAACATAGTGCCCAAATTGCCTATCACTCGCTGAGTATTTTGCGCACGGCCTATTGGGTGATTGGCGCACGTCAACTGTTTCACAATCGCTCCGAGGTTACCGCTGTGCTGCGCAAAAAGCACGAAAAACGCCCCAAACCTGAGCAATTACCAAGAGATTAA
- a CDS encoding FAD-dependent thymidylate synthase has protein sequence MHDPWGDTFTAEEQAILAPFVTNLDQPIFGLRNLPEVVKGALFSRYSRSDKSLRRMLLDEFIQAPEAGFQAIVGHAAANGNEQLVATKQAEAFYERVLLGYGDDSVAELGGAHVACEGVSNIVAKAIEDSRLGLDPLEKSTRYVPFDRQVAGKYRYHRVAEIMQSPHAAHYEQTLDQLFDTYRNLIEPVQRWVQSATPRDAKTSERAYASATRAKALDLLRGLLPMATLTNVGLFGNGRAFEYLLTKLASSEHSEVRNVGVNLQHELDQLIPSFVKRAKTERGAAYSQYLATMRQAGAAFQPEIAASNDLQAVTLVEYDPDAEAKVVAAILYPHSDQPLETLQGWARNLPTEQRSAIIRAYVGERGSRFHRPGRAFEETYYTFDFLADIGAYRDLQRHRILTQERQRYSVVHGYTLAPELEAAGVAAAYCAALDQAAAAVQTIEADFPAAAQYLVPFAYRIRWRFRLNLREAYHLIELRAAPQGHPSYRAIAQQMYLALRKIHPSLIEGMQFVDLGEHALERLAAEQRFDQKLAERQQ, from the coding sequence ATGCACGACCCTTGGGGTGATACATTTACCGCTGAAGAACAGGCGATTCTTGCGCCGTTTGTCACCAACCTCGATCAGCCCATTTTTGGCTTGCGCAACTTACCTGAGGTGGTCAAAGGTGCGCTGTTTTCACGTTATAGCCGCAGCGACAAAAGCTTGCGCCGCATGTTGCTCGATGAATTTATTCAAGCGCCAGAGGCTGGTTTTCAGGCGATTGTTGGTCATGCCGCTGCTAACGGCAACGAGCAACTGGTAGCAACCAAACAGGCCGAGGCTTTTTACGAACGGGTATTGTTGGGTTATGGCGATGACTCGGTGGCCGAGTTGGGTGGGGCTCACGTTGCCTGCGAAGGCGTGAGCAACATCGTCGCCAAAGCGATTGAAGATAGCCGCTTGGGCCTCGATCCACTCGAAAAATCGACCCGCTATGTGCCATTCGATCGCCAAGTGGCGGGCAAATATCGCTATCATCGGGTGGCCGAAATTATGCAATCGCCCCATGCAGCCCATTATGAACAAACACTTGATCAGTTGTTCGATACCTATCGAAATTTGATCGAGCCTGTACAACGTTGGGTGCAAAGCGCCACACCGCGCGATGCCAAAACCAGCGAACGTGCCTATGCCAGTGCCACTCGTGCTAAAGCCCTTGATTTGCTGCGTGGTTTGCTGCCAATGGCAACCTTGACCAATGTTGGTTTATTTGGCAATGGTCGCGCTTTTGAATATTTGCTAACTAAATTAGCCAGTTCCGAGCATAGTGAAGTACGCAACGTTGGCGTTAATTTGCAACATGAGCTTGATCAGCTGATTCCTTCGTTTGTGAAACGGGCTAAAACCGAACGCGGCGCAGCCTATAGCCAGTATCTCGCGACAATGCGCCAAGCAGGAGCTGCCTTCCAGCCCGAAATTGCTGCTAGCAACGATCTACAAGCGGTAACCTTGGTTGAATATGATCCTGATGCTGAGGCCAAAGTGGTGGCGGCGATTCTTTATCCGCACAGCGACCAACCGTTGGAAACTCTGCAAGGCTGGGCACGAAATTTGCCAACTGAGCAGCGCAGCGCAATTATTCGGGCCTATGTGGGCGAACGTGGCTCGCGTTTCCATCGTCCAGGTCGCGCCTTCGAGGAAACCTACTATACCTTTGATTTCTTGGCCGATATCGGCGCTTATCGTGATTTGCAACGCCATCGGATTTTGACCCAAGAACGCCAGCGTTATAGCGTGGTGCATGGTTACACGCTTGCGCCTGAACTTGAGGCCGCCGGAGTTGCCGCTGCTTATTGCGCGGCCCTTGATCAAGCGGCAGCAGCAGTTCAAACGATCGAAGCTGATTTTCCGGCAGCCGCTCAATATTTGGTGCCGTTTGCCTACCGCATTCGTTGGCGCTTTCGCTTGAATTTGCGCGAAGCCTACCATTTGATCGAGCTACGCGCTGCGCCACAGGGCCATCCGAGTTATCGGGCAATCGCTCAACAAATGTATTTGGCCTTGCGAAAAATCCATCCAAGTTTGATTGAAGGCATGCAATTTGTCGATTTGGGTGAGCATGCCTTAGAACGTTTGGCTGCTGAACAACGCTTTGACCAAAAATTGGCCGAGCGTCAACAATAG
- a CDS encoding TIGR02587 family membrane protein, translating to MWRREFDDLLNGIAGAFLFGIPLLYTMEVWDIGSDLTPLHMLLYLGLTYIALVALNRATGFRRNSDETWSRSLADSIEALALGAVVACFSLIILRRVTFDLAYDVILGKIVLETMPCAIGVGMANGLLRREDNDEQESEQRSFWHATLVDAGGTMLGATVVGLSIAPTDEVGVIAASLPPWWLWLIIAASLLISYVIVFQAEFGDHQQRRRERGLFQSPLSETIASYIISLLFALVTLRVFNQLGAGTSLHQVIDYTIVLGLPATVGGAAGRLAI from the coding sequence ATGTGGCGGCGTGAATTTGATGATTTGCTTAATGGAATAGCTGGTGCGTTTTTGTTTGGCATTCCGTTGCTCTACACCATGGAAGTGTGGGATATTGGCAGCGATCTCACGCCGCTGCATATGCTGTTGTACCTTGGCTTAACCTATATTGCCTTGGTGGCGCTGAATCGCGCTACCGGTTTTCGGCGCAATTCCGACGAAACGTGGAGTCGTTCGTTGGCAGATAGCATCGAAGCCTTAGCACTGGGTGCGGTGGTCGCTTGCTTCAGTTTAATCATTTTGCGGCGGGTTACCTTTGATTTGGCCTATGATGTGATTCTGGGCAAAATTGTTTTGGAAACTATGCCCTGTGCGATTGGCGTTGGGATGGCCAATGGTTTGTTGCGCCGTGAGGATAACGATGAGCAGGAATCTGAGCAGCGTAGCTTTTGGCATGCGACCTTGGTTGATGCAGGTGGTACGATGCTTGGGGCAACCGTGGTTGGGCTTTCGATTGCTCCAACCGATGAGGTTGGCGTGATTGCCGCATCGTTGCCGCCATGGTGGTTATGGCTGATTATCGCAGCCTCATTGCTGATCTCGTATGTGATTGTGTTTCAGGCCGAGTTTGGTGATCATCAGCAGCGCAGGCGTGAACGCGGCTTATTTCAATCGCCGCTCAGTGAAACGATTGCCTCATACATTATCTCGCTGTTGTTTGCCTTAGTGACGCTGCGGGTTTTTAATCAGCTTGGGGCTGGTACATCGCTGCATCAAGTTATCGATTACACAATTGTTTTAGGCTTACCTGCTACGGTTGGCGGGGCAGCAGGGAGATTAGCCATATGA